The following are encoded in a window of Chaetodon auriga isolate fChaAug3 chromosome 24, fChaAug3.hap1, whole genome shotgun sequence genomic DNA:
- the LOC143317400 gene encoding alpha-tectorin-like, whose protein sequence is MLRPLLFLSALIGLAGAELVNGSSVVNISDCPITFYGKQYEELYEFETLVNGSTIDTFNFTSGNGTEISDGGDISGCRHSGVVHKPGTNASEPDICYFQTCNDTAVLGITQCGPLDYCQDNTICILNPICTVTGPAVIDFYGDLNTVPDRCAYTLLSGSTVSGLTVVGYFRERRRRDVSFLDSVTLQLDGEEDVHLEQGGTVKLGNTTQTINGSTVLSNGVEVSEDQTGVTAVKTIGSNTVSVFFDGNTAQILLTGPPGEDPNLGGLCADSSTSLSDERLPGDNDCEVLYNDTADSSINCTTMTEHCNLLNDTVFTSCHNRISPASYIDACIDTLCKYSAVDGLDCQFLDAYARHCSLQINDTVDSWRSKAGCSSPQPFCQGRICSDHEFCAETIGGEIGCFCRAIFAFPYKSNDTIGDPTVCEENSASLTLVGCLLEERGINYTTLHLNDQNCTGQMDEVDHMVTFSFNSSDPCGTEVTSNNSLLIYMNTITALNSSSDNITRQDRVDIDFSCYYTQPDVNNMTFRIKETPVIEQFTSGTWNYTLTMKAYTDARHTEAVDSNTEVQLNQKIWVVLETDGLDDGLVALVTDSCWVTNQAETLRYNLIKDGCAKSDDETVDVVGNGEGLSNYFSFNMFKFTRSSGDVDLHCKLHLCATLNQTCTPDCGGATRRRRSATLKYEDEAPAFITMAWTN, encoded by the exons GAGTTTGAAACTTTGGTCAATGGATCCACAATCGATACGTTCAACTTCACAAGTGGTAATGGCACAGAAATCAGTGATGGTGGTGACATCAGTGGATGCAGACACTCAG GTGTTGTGCACAAACCTGGAACAAACGCCTCTGAACCAGACATCTGCTACTTTCAAACCTGTAATGACACTGCAGTCCTCGGTATCACTCAGTGTGGCCCTCTGGATTATTGTCAAGATAACACCAT CTGCATTCTTAACCCCATCTGCACTGTGACCGGCCCCGCTGTCATCGACTTTTACGGTGATCTTAACACGGTCCCGGATCGGTGTGCAtacactctgctgtctggttCGACAGTCTCCGGCCTCACTGTGGTGGGGTATTTCCGGGAACGCCGTCGTAGAGATGTGAGCTTTTTGGATAGTGTGACACTGCAACTGGACGGAGAAGAAGATGTTCACCTGGAACAAGGGGGGACAGTTAAG CTGGGAAACACAACGCAGACCATCAACGGCTCGACTGTGCTGTCAAACGGTGTGGAGGTCTCTGAGGACCAAACTGGAGTCACTGCTGTGAAGACAATCGGCAgcaacactgtttctgttttctttgacgGCAACACCGCACAGATCCTCTTGACAG GACCTCCTGGAGAGGATCCAAATCTGGGGGGCCTGTGTGCCGACTCCAGCACGTCTTTGAGTGATGAGAGACTTCCTGGGGACAACGA CTGTGAGGTGCTGTACAatgacactgctgacagttcgaTCAACTGCACCACGATGACTGAACA CTGTAATCTCCTGAATGACACGGTCTTCACCAGCTGTCACAACCGCATCAGTCCAGCCTCCTACATAGACGCCTGCATCGACACTTTGTGCAAATACTCTGCTGTGGACGGTCTCGACTGTCAGTTCCTGGATGCCTACGCCagacactgcagcctgcagatcaACGACACAGTGGACAGCTGGAGGTCAAAGGCCGGCTGCT cctccCCTCAGCCCTTCTGTCAGGGAAGGATCTGCAGTGATCATGAGTTCTGTGCAGAGACCATCGGTGGTGAAATCGGCTGCTTCTGTCGGGCCATTTTTGCCTTCCCGTACAAATCCAATGACACTATAG GTGACCCGACGGTCTGCGAGGAGAACTCAGCTTCACTTACTCTGGTCGGGTGTCTCTTGGAGGAGAGAGGCATCAACTACACAACCTTACACCTCAATGACCAGAACTGCACAGGTCAGATGGATGAGGTTGACCACATGGTGACCTTCAGCTTCAACAGCAGCGACCCCTGTGGGACGGAGGTCACG tCCAACAACAGCCTACTGATCTACATGAACACCATCACAGCCCTGAACAGCTCCTCTGACAACATCACTCGCCAGGACCGAGTCGACATCGACTTCTCCTGCTACTATACTCAGCCAGATGTCAACAATATGACCTTCAGAATCAAAGAAAC CCCTGTGATCGAGCAGTTCACATCTGGAACTTGGAATTACACTCTGACCATGAAAGCCTACACTGACGCCAGACATACAGAAGCTGTGGACTCCAACACCGAAGTCCAGCTGAACCAGAAGATCTGGGTGGTGCTGGAGACTGACGGGCTGGATGACGGTCTGGTCGCCCTGGTGACGGACTCCTGCTGGGTAACCAACCAGGCTGAGACTCTGAGATACAACCTGATCAAAGATGG CTGTGCAAAAAGCGATGATGAGACGGTGGATGTGGTGGGAAACGGAGAGGGACTGTCCAACTACTTCTCCTTCAACATGTTTAAGTTCACTCGGAGCTCTGGTGACGTCGACCTGCACTGCAAACTCCACCTGTGCGCCACCCTGAACCAGACCTGCACCCCG GACTGTGGTGGAGCTACTCGGAGACGCAGATCTGCCACGCTGAAATATGAAGATGAAGCCCCAGCCTTCATCACCATGGCCTGGACTAATTAG